A region from the Rhodothermus sp. genome encodes:
- a CDS encoding ThuA domain-containing protein: MRWRLAYLLQGTLLLLSACSMSGNDQPADNEGAFRALVFSRTAGYRHASIPDGIAAIQELGTAHGFQVTATEDPTYFQPDSLVQFAVVIFLNTSGDVLDSLQQEAFRAYIQQGGGFVGVHAASDTEYDWPWYGNLVGAYFKNHPHIQRAVVRVTDRTHLSTKELPEVWTRTDEWYNFRVNPRTKGVQVLAILDEATYEGGEMGEDHPISWYHIYDGGRAWYTAMGHTKQSYAEPLFRQHLLGGILWAAGRTP; the protein is encoded by the coding sequence ATGCGCTGGCGGCTTGCATATCTACTCCAGGGGACCTTGCTTTTGCTGAGCGCCTGTTCGATGTCGGGCAATGACCAGCCTGCTGACAATGAAGGTGCCTTTCGGGCGTTGGTTTTCAGCCGGACCGCCGGCTATCGGCATGCTTCGATACCGGATGGTATCGCGGCGATTCAAGAGCTGGGCACAGCGCATGGCTTTCAGGTGACGGCCACCGAAGACCCGACCTACTTTCAACCCGACTCGCTGGTTCAGTTTGCGGTGGTGATTTTTCTGAATACCTCGGGAGACGTGCTTGATTCACTACAGCAAGAAGCCTTTCGCGCCTACATCCAGCAAGGCGGAGGATTTGTGGGCGTCCACGCCGCCAGCGACACGGAGTACGACTGGCCCTGGTATGGCAATCTGGTAGGCGCGTATTTTAAAAACCACCCACATATTCAGAGGGCGGTTGTGCGCGTGACGGATCGCACGCATTTGTCCACGAAGGAATTGCCCGAGGTGTGGACGCGCACAGATGAGTGGTACAACTTTCGCGTAAATCCACGTACAAAAGGCGTGCAGGTGTTGGCCATACTGGACGAAGCTACCTACGAAGGCGGCGAGATGGGCGAGGATCATCCGATCTCGTGGTATCACATCTATGATGGCGGCAGGGCCTGGTACACGGCCATGGGGCATACAAAACAAAGCTATGCCGAGCCGCTTTTCCGGCAGCATCTGCTGGGGGGCATTCTGTGGGCGGCGGGCCGGACCCCCTGA
- a CDS encoding DUF4276 family protein, with product MTQHFEFLVEDQSMEVFLRGLLPRLLPPNVTFKIHSFQGKHHLLKRLEQRLRGYATWLPPNWRLMVIVDRDHDDCQELKSRLEQIAANAGIRTRSRPPICWQLVNRIAIEELEAWYFGEWDAVRCAFPGVGKNVPRQKRFRNPDAITDTWEAFERILQRYGYFKGGLPKIRVAKKIGQHFDPTRCRSQSFICFHNALKDALQKSKDCM from the coding sequence ATGACGCAGCACTTCGAATTTCTTGTCGAGGACCAGTCTATGGAGGTCTTTCTACGTGGTTTGCTTCCGCGCTTGTTACCACCTAACGTAACTTTTAAAATCCATTCATTTCAGGGCAAGCATCATCTATTAAAAAGACTGGAGCAGCGACTTCGGGGATACGCAACCTGGCTGCCACCTAACTGGCGCCTCATGGTTATCGTGGACCGAGATCATGACGATTGTCAAGAACTGAAAAGCCGTCTGGAGCAGATTGCAGCGAATGCCGGGATACGCACGCGCAGTCGGCCACCTATATGCTGGCAACTTGTAAATCGGATTGCTATAGAAGAACTGGAGGCCTGGTATTTCGGCGAATGGGACGCCGTCCGATGTGCCTTTCCCGGAGTTGGGAAGAATGTTCCTCGTCAAAAACGGTTTCGCAATCCCGATGCAATTACGGATACGTGGGAAGCATTTGAACGGATTTTGCAACGCTATGGCTATTTCAAAGGGGGATTACCAAAGATTCGCGTCGCAAAAAAGATAGGTCAGCACTTCGACCCTACGCGTTGCCGATCGCAAAGCTTTATCTGCTTCCACAACGCCTTGAAGGATGCCCTCCAAAAATCAAAGGACTGTATGTAA
- a CDS encoding glycoside hydrolase family 3 N-terminal domain-containing protein has product MRLFLLLLVVSSLTFPAFSPRTLPASSGTDAPPLGAWAERQLRMLTLEQQVGQLFAVRARGVFQSVDDPDYRELVRLVETFQVGGIIFFRGDPYSQAMLANDLQRRSRLPLLIAQDTEWGVAMRVSRTTSFPRAMAIGATGNPDYAYAVGYITAREARALGVHQLYAPVADVNNNPFNPIINVRAFGEDPVFVASMVRAFVRGVQDAGAIATAKHFPGHGDTSIDSHSDLPVLPFDRQRLDTLELIPFRAAIKAGVRSIMTGHLALPRLDSIPNLPASLSRRITHELLRKALGFDGLVVTDALEMEGVAKHFGVGEAAIRALEAGADMLLLSEDVEAARAAILEAIARGRLSRERIETSVRRILLLKEWLGLHRERTVDLNALPYMVGIASHQALSQTIARASLTLLRNENHLLPLPDVPEAPRQLQVLILSDSDDPATGRFFVQTLRELVPDDHVTSRLLDVRSHPDDYRAALQAATRADVVLVPAYLFVRSGTGRIRLPERQRTFLDALIAQGRPVILIAFGNPYMIMDLKRPPAVYLAAYGGNTSTQRAVAQALFGQAPLTGRLPITIPGHFKRGDGLQLAQVAPRLAYPEEVGMSTQRLYRVDSLLEAAIAEGAFPGAAVAIGRGSAIVWLKGYGHFTYTSDQRITPTSVFDLASLTKVVVTTTAVMQLYEAGKLDLDAPVVRYLPEFGQNGKERVTIRQLLSHTAGLAPFHPFHRMGMTSAEAVRQAILADSLIYEPGTQSRYSDLGMIVLGWVIERITGQPLDQYATAHIFRPLGMRHTGFRSVGQPDTTVVPTEVDTVFRHRLIQGEVHDETAWILGGVAGHAGLFSTAEDLARFAYMLINEGRIGGRQFLQPETIRLFTTPVDPERAGTRALGWDTRSPKGYSSAGQFFGPRSFGHTGFTGTSIWIDPDQQLFVILLTNRVYPTRENRKHLAVRARLADLAYQAIIGPPTLNLDALLP; this is encoded by the coding sequence ATGCGCCTGTTTTTGTTACTGCTTGTTGTCAGTAGCCTGACCTTTCCAGCCTTTTCGCCACGCACCCTCCCGGCAAGTTCGGGTACAGATGCTCCTCCTCTGGGGGCGTGGGCAGAAAGGCAGCTCCGCATGCTGACGCTGGAGCAACAGGTCGGCCAGCTCTTTGCCGTGCGGGCCCGCGGGGTGTTTCAGAGCGTGGACGACCCCGACTATCGGGAGCTGGTACGTCTGGTTGAAACCTTTCAAGTGGGGGGTATCATCTTCTTTCGGGGTGACCCCTATAGCCAGGCCATGCTGGCCAACGACCTGCAACGACGTAGCCGGTTGCCCTTGCTCATCGCTCAGGATACCGAATGGGGCGTGGCCATGCGTGTTAGCCGTACTACAAGCTTTCCGCGGGCCATGGCCATCGGTGCAACCGGTAACCCTGACTATGCCTACGCTGTCGGCTACATAACCGCTCGTGAGGCGCGTGCCCTGGGGGTGCACCAGCTCTACGCCCCGGTGGCTGACGTGAATAACAACCCGTTTAACCCGATCATCAACGTCCGCGCCTTTGGCGAGGACCCGGTGTTTGTGGCCTCCATGGTGCGCGCGTTCGTACGGGGCGTGCAGGATGCTGGCGCCATCGCGACGGCCAAGCACTTTCCCGGCCACGGAGACACGTCCATCGACTCGCACAGCGACCTGCCCGTACTGCCTTTCGATCGCCAGCGCCTGGATACGCTGGAGCTGATTCCCTTTCGCGCCGCGATCAAAGCAGGCGTGCGCAGCATCATGACCGGCCACCTGGCGCTTCCCCGCCTGGATTCCATACCCAACCTGCCGGCTTCGCTTTCACGCCGAATTACGCACGAGCTGCTACGCAAAGCGCTGGGCTTTGATGGACTGGTGGTTACCGATGCGCTGGAAATGGAAGGGGTCGCGAAACACTTTGGCGTGGGGGAAGCAGCCATCCGTGCGTTGGAAGCCGGCGCTGACATGCTCCTGCTATCGGAAGACGTCGAAGCGGCCCGGGCAGCCATCCTGGAAGCGATCGCCCGGGGGCGGTTGTCGCGAGAACGCATCGAAACCTCGGTGCGCCGTATCCTGCTCCTCAAAGAATGGTTGGGCCTGCATCGGGAACGGACGGTCGATCTGAACGCCTTGCCCTATATGGTGGGCATCGCCTCCCATCAGGCACTCAGTCAGACGATTGCCCGTGCTTCGTTGACGCTGCTGCGCAATGAAAACCACCTGTTGCCCTTACCCGACGTGCCGGAAGCGCCCCGCCAATTACAGGTTCTCATTCTCAGCGATAGCGACGACCCGGCTACCGGTCGTTTCTTTGTACAGACGCTGCGTGAGCTTGTACCCGACGACCACGTCACTTCCCGGCTGCTGGACGTACGGTCTCATCCGGACGACTACCGCGCCGCGCTGCAGGCGGCCACCCGCGCCGACGTCGTGCTGGTTCCTGCCTATCTGTTTGTTCGCTCCGGCACTGGCCGCATCCGTCTGCCTGAACGCCAGCGGACGTTTCTGGATGCGCTCATCGCACAGGGACGGCCTGTCATATTGATTGCCTTCGGCAATCCGTACATGATCATGGATCTGAAGCGTCCGCCAGCGGTCTACCTGGCCGCTTACGGAGGCAACACGTCGACACAGCGGGCTGTCGCGCAGGCACTTTTCGGACAGGCACCGCTGACCGGCCGCCTTCCGATCACCATTCCGGGCCACTTCAAACGGGGCGATGGCCTACAGCTTGCGCAGGTTGCCCCACGCCTGGCCTACCCCGAAGAGGTGGGCATGAGCACGCAGCGGCTCTATCGCGTTGACTCGCTGCTCGAAGCAGCTATCGCCGAAGGAGCCTTCCCGGGCGCAGCCGTCGCCATTGGTCGGGGTTCAGCTATCGTATGGCTCAAGGGCTACGGACACTTTACCTACACCTCCGACCAGCGCATTACGCCCACCTCAGTTTTTGATCTGGCCTCGCTGACCAAGGTGGTGGTTACCACCACAGCTGTCATGCAGCTGTATGAAGCCGGAAAGCTGGACCTGGATGCACCTGTGGTCCGTTACCTGCCCGAGTTCGGTCAGAACGGCAAAGAACGGGTGACCATTCGCCAGCTACTGTCGCACACAGCCGGTCTGGCTCCATTTCACCCCTTCCATCGCATGGGCATGACTTCGGCCGAGGCCGTGCGCCAAGCCATCCTCGCCGACTCCCTGATCTACGAACCCGGTACACAGTCGCGCTACAGCGACCTGGGCATGATTGTGCTGGGCTGGGTCATCGAACGTATCACGGGCCAACCCCTGGATCAGTACGCAACAGCCCACATCTTTCGGCCGCTGGGCATGCGCCATACCGGTTTTCGGTCCGTCGGACAACCCGATACGACCGTGGTGCCCACAGAGGTCGACACGGTCTTTCGGCACCGCCTTATCCAGGGCGAAGTGCATGACGAGACCGCCTGGATCCTGGGTGGGGTAGCCGGACATGCCGGGCTGTTCTCGACAGCTGAAGACCTGGCTCGCTTTGCCTACATGCTCATCAACGAAGGCCGCATTGGCGGACGCCAGTTCCTGCAACCCGAAACCATTCGTCTTTTCACTACGCCGGTCGACCCAGAGCGGGCAGGCACCCGGGCCCTGGGCTGGGACACCCGAAGCCCGAAAGGCTACTCCTCGGCAGGCCAGTTTTTCGGTCCCCGTAGCTTTGGCCATACCGGCTTTACGGGCACCTCGATCTGGATCGATCCGGACCAGCAGCTGTTCGTCATTCTGCTGACCAACCGTGTCTACCCCACCCGCGAAAACCGCAAGCACCTGGCCGTACGTGCCCGGCTGGCCGACCTGGCCTACCAGGCTATCATCGGCCCCCCCACGCTGAACCTGGACGCCCTCCTGCCGTAA
- a CDS encoding AAA family ATPase: protein MRNQQDQKTGSPPRIQSLKVQNFRALRNVEFKDLSPLTVLLGPNGSGKSTVFDIFAFLSECFELGLRRAWDKRGRARELKTRDSKGPITIEIKYKEPGYPVITYHLSVDEKEGKPVVIEEWLQWRRGQRGRPFRFLEFHEGKGRAISGERPDEKDHRVEIPLKSPDLLAVNALGQFEDHPRVAALREFITGWYVSYLSVDDARGQPEAGPQERLSRTGDNLANVIQYLAEQHPDRLEKIFEVLRQRVPHIEKVLAEMMPDGRLLLQIKDAPFSHPILSRFASDGTLKMLAYLVLLYDPTPPPFIGIEEPENFLHPRLLPELAEECRNATERTQLLVTTHSPYFVNALRPEEVWVLWRDEQGYTRTKRVSQIQGIPEFVKQGAQLGDLWMEGFFGMGDPLVNEGMLSTAKTE from the coding sequence ATGCGGAATCAACAGGATCAAAAAACAGGCAGTCCTCCTCGCATTCAGTCCCTTAAGGTTCAGAACTTCCGGGCGTTACGGAATGTGGAATTTAAAGATTTATCGCCTCTTACCGTTCTGCTCGGGCCTAATGGTAGTGGGAAATCCACGGTTTTTGACATTTTTGCCTTTCTTTCAGAGTGTTTTGAGTTAGGGCTCCGCCGCGCCTGGGACAAACGAGGACGTGCTCGGGAACTTAAAACACGCGATTCCAAAGGACCTATCACCATTGAGATTAAATACAAAGAGCCAGGATATCCTGTGATTACCTATCACCTCAGCGTGGATGAAAAGGAAGGGAAGCCCGTTGTCATTGAAGAATGGTTACAGTGGCGCCGTGGGCAGAGAGGACGTCCCTTCCGATTCCTTGAGTTCCATGAAGGAAAGGGCCGGGCCATCAGCGGAGAACGGCCTGACGAGAAAGACCATCGGGTAGAAATTCCGCTCAAAAGCCCTGATCTTCTGGCTGTGAATGCCCTTGGCCAGTTCGAAGATCATCCACGCGTAGCAGCACTACGCGAATTCATTACCGGCTGGTATGTCTCGTACCTGTCGGTGGATGATGCACGCGGACAGCCAGAAGCTGGTCCGCAAGAACGGTTATCACGCACCGGAGATAACCTGGCCAATGTCATTCAATACCTGGCCGAACAACATCCGGACCGGTTGGAAAAGATCTTTGAAGTATTGCGTCAGCGCGTTCCCCACATCGAAAAAGTGCTGGCTGAGATGATGCCCGATGGCCGCCTCCTACTTCAAATCAAGGATGCGCCTTTTTCACATCCTATTCTTTCCCGGTTCGCTTCGGACGGTACCTTGAAAATGCTTGCCTACCTGGTACTTCTCTATGATCCCACTCCCCCACCGTTCATCGGCATTGAAGAGCCGGAAAACTTCTTACACCCGCGCCTTCTACCAGAACTTGCCGAGGAATGCCGTAACGCAACGGAGCGAACGCAACTGCTCGTTACAACTCATTCTCCTTATTTCGTCAATGCACTCCGTCCGGAAGAAGTTTGGGTGCTTTGGCGGGATGAGCAGGGATACACCCGAACAAAACGCGTTTCACAGATCCAGGGGATACCCGAATTTGTCAAGCAGGGTGCCCAGCTTGGAGATCTGTGGATGGAGGGATTCTTCGGTATGGGAGACCCGCTGGTAAACGAAGGGATGCTCTCAACAGCGAAGACAGAGTAG
- a CDS encoding zinc ribbon domain-containing protein, with product MPTYVYRREDGTTFEIEQRITDPPLTHCPTTGQRVERIITGSAGLIFKGSGFYLTDYARKDSRNGSNGAKAKSEASSSKSQQD from the coding sequence ATGCCGACCTACGTATATCGTCGTGAGGATGGAACCACCTTCGAAATTGAACAACGCATTACCGATCCGCCGCTGACGCATTGTCCGACCACCGGCCAGCGCGTGGAGCGCATTATCACGGGATCGGCCGGGCTGATCTTCAAGGGTAGTGGCTTTTACCTGACTGATTACGCTCGCAAGGATAGCCGTAACGGTTCGAATGGCGCCAAGGCAAAAAGTGAAGCTTCCAGTTCAAAAAGCCAGCAAGACTGA
- the rlmN gene encoding 23S rRNA (adenine(2503)-C(2))-methyltransferase RlmN, whose protein sequence is MPTPVDLRTLSREELERLAEQLGEPRYRGRQLFKWLYGKGVASVEQMTDLPKAFRAELARCTRITHLIPVRQLTASDQTIKVLFRLPSGRYVESVLIPDFDRETGRVRRLTVCVSSQVGCAMGCAFCATGLMGFQQNLTAGEIYDQVWQLNRLAEERFGRRITNVVYMGMGEPLLNYEAVLRSVALLTDRDGLGLSPRRITVSTVGLARRIRQLADDGVRFRLAVSLHAPTNAQRSAIMPINRSEQTDLDDLIDAIRYFETRTGQTITYEYCLFEGFNDRPEDAHRLADLTEQAPGKVNLILYNPVEGLPFRRPSEERLQAFIRVLVARGVTVTVRRSRGQDIKAACGQLAIYEQTTSEAVT, encoded by the coding sequence ATGCCCACGCCTGTTGATCTGCGGACGCTCAGTCGCGAGGAGCTGGAGCGGCTGGCCGAACAGCTGGGCGAGCCGCGTTATCGGGGCCGTCAGCTCTTTAAATGGCTCTATGGAAAAGGCGTCGCGTCTGTCGAGCAGATGACAGACCTGCCGAAAGCCTTTCGGGCCGAACTGGCCCGATGCACTCGCATCACACACCTGATACCGGTACGTCAGCTCACGGCCAGCGACCAGACCATCAAGGTGCTTTTCCGCTTGCCCTCAGGTCGTTATGTCGAATCGGTGCTGATTCCTGATTTCGACCGGGAAACCGGCCGGGTTCGTCGGTTAACCGTGTGCGTCTCCAGCCAGGTAGGCTGTGCGATGGGCTGCGCTTTCTGCGCGACCGGTCTGATGGGATTCCAGCAGAACCTGACGGCCGGCGAGATCTACGACCAGGTCTGGCAACTCAACCGGCTGGCCGAGGAACGCTTCGGACGGCGCATCACCAACGTCGTCTACATGGGCATGGGCGAACCGCTCCTGAACTACGAAGCCGTCCTCCGAAGCGTAGCACTGCTGACCGATCGGGATGGACTGGGTCTCTCACCCCGTCGCATCACGGTTTCTACCGTTGGACTGGCCCGTCGCATCCGCCAACTGGCGGACGACGGTGTACGTTTCCGGCTGGCTGTTTCGCTACACGCCCCTACCAATGCCCAGCGTTCGGCCATTATGCCGATCAATCGCAGCGAGCAGACCGACCTTGATGATCTTATCGACGCCATTCGCTACTTCGAGACGCGTACCGGCCAGACGATCACCTACGAATACTGTCTGTTCGAAGGCTTTAACGATCGCCCGGAAGATGCGCACCGCCTGGCCGACCTCACCGAACAGGCGCCCGGCAAGGTCAACCTGATTCTTTACAACCCCGTCGAAGGTCTGCCTTTCCGACGTCCCTCCGAGGAACGTCTGCAGGCCTTTATCCGCGTGTTGGTAGCCCGCGGCGTCACGGTCACCGTACGCCGAAGCCGGGGACAGGACATCAAGGCAGCCTGTGGCCAACTGGCCATCTACGAACAGACAACTTCAGAAGCAGTGACATAA
- a CDS encoding ATP-binding protein, with the protein MEPLRRPNERPDRLGVITHGSLTKGVEMKLDASESIEDIVAGTFVVIQGEKYDFFSMITDVRIDAANENILLHPPPPGDGLLRQILKGSGTYATVTLKPMLMMRNDGLQELAEILPVKTVPSHFAPVARATAEDVARIFGNEANEGGNRYFQIGEPLGMPGIPVCMDLDRFVERSNAVFGKTGTGKTFLTRLLLCGTIKTGRAVNLVFDMHSEYGYNARKEDGTFVQGLRELFPQRVQVFSLDPHGTRKRTGRDPDCAVYLYADQIEPEDILPLQDTLNLNETAAESSFLLQKHFGRNWLRTLLHPPENDLNKLAEQVGAHPASLSALRRKLSTFERYDFFKAEPSTGKRDVLEDLLEALGDGKSVVLEFGRYDDLRVYLLVANVITRRIRTAYEEMTARYLQTQDPADRPRQLMITIEEAHKFLMPGIARETPFGKIAREMRKYFVSLLVVDQRPSAIDEEVLSQIGTRIIAQLNDDKDITAALVGTRDAGALRQVLTSLDSRQQALILGHAVPMPVVVQTRSYDDAFYQAMRGPERSFEELDDEMQNLFG; encoded by the coding sequence ATGGAGCCGCTTCGTCGACCGAACGAACGTCCTGATCGCCTGGGCGTCATCACGCATGGATCGCTCACAAAAGGCGTCGAGATGAAGCTTGATGCCAGTGAGTCGATCGAAGACATTGTGGCAGGCACGTTCGTGGTCATTCAGGGCGAAAAGTACGACTTTTTTTCGATGATCACGGACGTGCGCATTGATGCTGCCAATGAAAACATTCTGCTCCATCCACCGCCGCCCGGCGATGGCCTGCTGCGTCAGATCCTGAAGGGCTCGGGCACCTATGCGACCGTCACGCTCAAGCCCATGCTTATGATGCGTAATGACGGCCTGCAGGAGCTGGCCGAAATTCTACCCGTCAAGACCGTGCCCAGCCACTTTGCACCAGTGGCCCGGGCCACTGCCGAAGATGTCGCCCGCATTTTCGGAAACGAGGCTAACGAAGGCGGCAATCGTTACTTTCAGATCGGCGAACCGCTGGGTATGCCCGGCATTCCTGTCTGCATGGACCTGGACCGATTTGTGGAGCGCTCCAATGCTGTCTTTGGCAAAACGGGCACCGGTAAGACCTTTCTGACCCGGCTGCTTCTATGTGGCACGATCAAAACCGGCAGGGCCGTCAATCTGGTGTTCGACATGCACTCGGAGTATGGCTACAATGCCCGCAAAGAAGATGGCACGTTTGTTCAGGGGCTGCGCGAACTGTTTCCCCAACGGGTGCAGGTCTTCTCACTGGATCCGCACGGCACGCGCAAGCGCACGGGCCGCGATCCGGACTGTGCCGTTTATCTATATGCTGATCAGATCGAACCCGAAGATATTCTACCCCTGCAGGATACGCTCAACCTGAACGAAACGGCGGCCGAAAGCAGCTTTCTGCTCCAGAAACACTTCGGACGCAACTGGCTGCGCACGCTTTTGCATCCGCCCGAAAACGACCTGAACAAACTGGCCGAACAGGTTGGCGCTCATCCGGCTTCGTTGAGTGCGTTACGGCGTAAGCTGTCCACTTTCGAGCGCTATGACTTTTTCAAGGCCGAGCCGTCCACCGGCAAACGCGATGTGCTGGAAGATTTGCTTGAAGCGCTGGGCGATGGCAAGTCCGTTGTGCTCGAATTCGGCCGTTACGACGATCTACGCGTCTACCTGCTGGTGGCCAACGTTATCACACGACGCATCCGAACGGCCTATGAAGAAATGACGGCACGTTACTTGCAGACGCAGGATCCGGCCGACCGTCCACGCCAGCTCATGATCACGATCGAAGAAGCCCACAAATTTCTGATGCCGGGCATTGCCCGCGAAACCCCCTTTGGGAAGATCGCGCGGGAAATGCGGAAGTACTTCGTCTCGCTGCTGGTGGTGGACCAGCGGCCCAGTGCCATCGATGAAGAAGTACTCAGCCAGATTGGCACCCGCATCATCGCTCAGCTTAACGACGACAAAGATATCACGGCAGCGCTGGTAGGCACGCGCGATGCAGGCGCGCTACGGCAGGTGCTGACCTCGCTCGACTCCAGGCAACAGGCGCTCATTCTGGGCCACGCCGTCCCTATGCCGGTAGTCGTGCAGACGCGTTCCTACGACGATGCCTTTTATCAGGCCATGCGTGGTCCGGAACGGTCCTTCGAGGAACTGGATGATGAAATGCAAAACCTGTTCGGTTAA
- a CDS encoding amidohydrolase family protein, with the protein MKIYKLLGVLFWGVLACQAQPTDEPVTAFVQVNVLPMDRDTVLADQTVLVRGTRIVAVGPAAAVEIPENARRIDGRGRYLMPGLAEMHGHVPGGNAPAQYIEDVMWLYVANGVTTVRGMLGNPAQLELRERIQRGELIGPTLYLAGPAFSGRTVRTPEEAAEMVRRQKAEGWDLLKVQEGLRPEVYDAMARTAHEVGIRFAGHVPDAVGLRHALEMGQETFDHLDGFIAYLDAFDRPVDEARMAEIVRLTREARAWVVPTMALWEVLMGALELETVQAYDELRYMPPDIVARWVQAHERRLANPQLDRKAARQHIANRMRLLKALADGGVGILFGTDSPQQFSVPGFSVYREIERMEAAGLTPYQILRSATYNVGRYFQRHDSFGVVAVGHRADLILLEKNPLEDLDHLRRRVGVMVRGRWLSASELQTKLDEIAARYAR; encoded by the coding sequence ATGAAGATCTACAAGCTGTTGGGCGTGCTCTTCTGGGGAGTGCTGGCCTGCCAGGCGCAGCCGACTGATGAGCCGGTTACGGCCTTTGTTCAGGTGAACGTGCTGCCGATGGATCGGGACACGGTGTTGGCTGATCAGACGGTACTGGTGCGTGGCACGCGTATCGTGGCGGTAGGGCCGGCGGCTGCTGTTGAGATACCGGAGAACGCGCGGCGCATCGACGGCAGAGGGCGCTACTTAATGCCGGGGTTGGCCGAAATGCATGGGCACGTACCTGGCGGCAACGCGCCAGCACAGTACATTGAAGACGTGATGTGGCTCTATGTGGCCAATGGGGTCACGACCGTGCGTGGGATGCTGGGTAATCCTGCCCAATTGGAGCTCAGGGAACGCATTCAGCGAGGGGAACTGATAGGGCCGACGCTTTACCTGGCCGGGCCTGCGTTTAGTGGACGAACCGTGCGCACGCCGGAGGAAGCAGCGGAAATGGTCCGCCGCCAGAAAGCCGAAGGCTGGGATCTGCTGAAAGTGCAAGAAGGGCTTCGTCCTGAAGTCTACGATGCCATGGCACGTACCGCGCATGAGGTGGGGATCCGCTTTGCCGGGCATGTGCCGGACGCTGTCGGACTACGCCATGCCCTGGAGATGGGACAGGAGACGTTTGACCACCTGGACGGTTTTATCGCTTATCTGGATGCGTTCGACCGGCCTGTGGACGAAGCCCGTATGGCAGAGATTGTGCGTCTCACGCGGGAGGCGCGGGCCTGGGTGGTGCCAACGATGGCGCTCTGGGAGGTGTTGATGGGTGCGTTGGAGTTGGAGACGGTGCAGGCCTATGACGAGTTGCGCTACATGCCGCCGGATATTGTCGCACGATGGGTGCAGGCGCACGAGCGCCGGCTGGCCAATCCGCAGCTTGACCGGAAGGCGGCGCGCCAGCATATCGCCAATCGAATGCGACTGCTCAAGGCACTGGCCGATGGGGGAGTGGGCATTCTATTTGGTACCGATTCTCCCCAGCAGTTCAGCGTGCCAGGTTTTTCGGTGTATCGGGAGATCGAACGTATGGAGGCAGCCGGGTTGACCCCCTATCAGATTCTGCGTTCGGCTACCTACAACGTCGGTCGCTACTTTCAGCGGCACGATAGCTTTGGGGTGGTGGCTGTCGGCCACCGGGCCGATCTGATCCTGCTCGAAAAGAATCCGCTTGAAGACCTGGACCACCTGAGACGTCGCGTGGGGGTTATGGTGCGGGGGCGCTGGCTGTCTGCATCAGAGTTGCAGACAAAGCTGGACGAGATTGCTGCGCGTTATGCGCGGTAG